The following coding sequences lie in one Streptomyces albofaciens JCM 4342 genomic window:
- a CDS encoding GntR family transcriptional regulator translates to MTPPVVHSLREQIREHILEGIVSGRWQPGERIVERRIAVELAVSQTPVREALRELESLQLIESAPNKGVRVRNLTADDLKESYPVRAGLEQVAAELAAGRLAEDTAALDREVAALCEADRHGDGEAQVRHTVAFHREIVRAARNAVLLHTWESLGVEVWTTLSIRWFSPEPRSHARDHQEIVDAFRRRDPRIGELLKTHVLSCAPRV, encoded by the coding sequence ATGACCCCGCCCGTCGTCCATTCGCTCCGCGAGCAGATCCGCGAGCACATCCTCGAAGGGATCGTCAGCGGGCGCTGGCAGCCCGGCGAGCGGATCGTGGAGCGGCGGATCGCGGTCGAGCTGGCGGTCAGCCAGACACCCGTACGCGAAGCCCTGCGCGAGCTGGAGTCGCTCCAGCTGATCGAGTCGGCCCCGAACAAGGGCGTACGCGTACGGAACCTCACCGCCGACGACCTCAAGGAGAGCTACCCGGTGCGGGCCGGGCTGGAGCAGGTGGCCGCGGAGCTGGCCGCCGGGCGGCTGGCGGAGGACACCGCGGCGCTGGACCGGGAGGTGGCGGCGCTGTGCGAGGCGGACCGGCACGGCGACGGCGAGGCGCAGGTGCGGCACACGGTCGCCTTCCACCGGGAGATCGTGCGGGCCGCCCGCAACGCGGTCCTGCTGCACACCTGGGAGTCGCTGGGCGTCGAGGTGTGGACCACGCTCTCCATCCGCTGGTTCAGCCCGGAGCCGCGCTCCCACGCGCGCGACCACCAGGAGATCGTGGACGCGTTCCGGCGGCGCGACCCGAGGATCGGCGAGCTGCTGAAGACGCATGTGCTGAGCTGCGCGCCACGGGTGTGA